From a region of the Chitinophaga caseinilytica genome:
- a CDS encoding potassium-transporting ATPase subunit F — MNALFILSLLVFCYMVYVLLKPEKF; from the coding sequence ATGAACGCACTTTTCATTTTATCCCTGCTGGTTTTCTGCTACATGGTGTACGTGTTGCTGAAGCCGGAAAAATTCTGA
- the kdpA gene encoding potassium-transporting ATPase subunit KdpA — translation MNTELLGIIATYAITLLIAIPLGRYIAKVFGGQRTLLDFMAPLERGIFRFCGIDPKEEMNWKQHLKALLTINMLWFVYAFFLLIFQDKLPLNPDHNAGQTSDLAFNTAISFLVNCNLQHYSGESGLTYFTQLFVITFLQFVSAATGIAALIALFKALRQKTTTQLGNFWDHLLKTTTRLLLPICLVIAGILAFRGTPASFAGKDTIVTVQGDTVQVSRGPAAGMIAIKHLGTNGGGYFGANSIHPLENPDYLTNMTEAIAQVIIPIAMIFALGFFIQRKKFAYVIFGVMTAGMLALMIPTIISEVGGNPGIAKMGIVQATGAMEGKEVRFGPTATAYWSTITTIISTGSVNGFHDSTMPATGMMQLIAMMTNCFYGGCGVGILNYFIFIIIAVFISGLMVGRTPEFMGHKVEAREVKIAALVALLHPFLILAGTALSSFAIAHGWGAGWATQPGAWLNNPGYHGFSEMLYEYTSSAANNGSGFEGLTDNNIFWNVSTGFVLILSRFLPIIGPVAIAGLLASKKHVPESAGTLRTDTATFGIMTFAVIVIIAALAFFPALALGPIAEYFSLY, via the coding sequence ATGAACACCGAATTATTGGGCATTATCGCCACTTATGCCATTACGCTCCTCATCGCCATTCCGCTGGGCCGTTACATCGCGAAGGTTTTCGGCGGACAGCGGACGCTGCTGGACTTTATGGCGCCGCTGGAACGGGGGATTTTCCGTTTCTGCGGTATCGATCCGAAGGAGGAAATGAACTGGAAACAGCACCTGAAGGCATTGTTGACCATCAACATGCTCTGGTTCGTTTACGCATTTTTCCTCCTGATCTTCCAGGACAAATTGCCCCTCAACCCAGATCATAACGCGGGCCAAACGTCCGACCTGGCGTTCAACACCGCCATCAGCTTCCTGGTGAACTGTAACCTGCAGCACTATTCCGGGGAATCGGGGCTGACGTATTTCACGCAGCTGTTCGTGATCACGTTCCTGCAGTTCGTGAGCGCGGCCACGGGCATTGCGGCGCTGATCGCCCTGTTCAAGGCGCTGCGCCAGAAAACGACCACGCAGTTGGGCAACTTCTGGGACCATCTCCTGAAAACCACTACCCGCCTGCTGCTCCCGATCTGCCTCGTGATCGCCGGCATCCTGGCGTTTCGCGGAACACCGGCCAGTTTTGCGGGTAAAGACACGATCGTAACGGTGCAGGGCGATACGGTACAGGTGTCCCGCGGGCCCGCGGCCGGCATGATCGCCATCAAGCACCTGGGCACCAACGGCGGCGGATATTTCGGCGCCAACAGCATCCACCCGCTCGAAAACCCGGATTACCTGACGAACATGACCGAGGCCATCGCGCAGGTGATCATCCCCATCGCAATGATCTTTGCGCTCGGGTTTTTCATCCAGCGGAAGAAATTCGCCTACGTCATCTTCGGCGTCATGACGGCCGGTATGCTGGCGCTCATGATCCCCACCATTATCTCTGAAGTGGGCGGCAACCCCGGCATCGCGAAAATGGGGATCGTTCAGGCCACGGGCGCCATGGAAGGGAAGGAAGTCCGGTTCGGGCCTACCGCCACGGCGTATTGGAGCACCATCACCACCATCATTTCCACCGGCTCGGTGAACGGTTTCCATGATAGTACCATGCCTGCCACGGGTATGATGCAGCTCATCGCCATGATGACCAACTGTTTCTACGGCGGTTGCGGTGTGGGGATTCTCAACTATTTCATCTTCATCATCATCGCCGTGTTCATCTCCGGCCTCATGGTGGGCCGCACGCCCGAATTCATGGGGCATAAAGTGGAAGCGCGGGAAGTGAAGATCGCCGCGCTGGTGGCGCTCCTCCATCCTTTCCTCATCCTCGCCGGCACGGCGCTTTCCTCCTTCGCCATCGCACACGGATGGGGCGCGGGATGGGCCACGCAGCCGGGCGCATGGCTGAACAACCCCGGGTACCATGGCTTCTCGGAAATGCTGTACGAATACACCTCTTCCGCGGCCAACAACGGCTCGGGATTCGAAGGGCTGACAGACAATAACATTTTCTGGAACGTGAGCACCGGCTTTGTGCTGATCCTCTCCAGGTTCCTGCCGATTATTGGGCCGGTAGCGATAGCGGGGCTCCTGGCTTCGAAGAAGCACGTCCCCGAATCGGCCGGTACGCTGCGGACAGACACCGCCACTTTCGGCATCATGACCTTCGCCGTGATCGTCATCATCGCCGCCCTGGCTTTCTTCCCCGCTCTGGCGCTCGGCCCCATCGCGGAATATTTCTCCCTGTACTAA
- the kdpB gene encoding potassium-transporting ATPase subunit KdpB, whose translation MKTKDNTLFPAALVKEALAQSFVKLNPRLLIRNPVMFTVELGTMVMLVVTLYTAFSHDSSQGSFGYNLTVFLVLLLTVLFGNFAEAIAEARGKAQAESLRKTREDTPAKKILAVGEIFTDEVKVVPSSQLHKGDLFLCEPGDVIPADGEIVKGLASIDESAITGESAPVIREAGGDKSSVVGGTKVLSDRIVVRVSAGAGESFLDKMIALVEGASRQKTPNEIALTILLASFTLVFVIVCVTLKPFADYAQTPITIAAFISLFVCLIPTTIGGLLSAIGIAGMDRALRANVITKSGKAVETAGDVDVLLLDKTGTITIGNRKATQFHPSNGYDAGEFIRYSVLGSLADETPEGKSIVELAGKDVSSRLSLNGSQMVPFTAETRSSGINMSDGTRIRKGAFDAIRNLSTKAGNDFPADTAEMVRKISGNGGTPLVVAVNDKVTGVIELQDIIKPGISERFERLRRMGVKTVMVTGDNPLTAKYIADKAGVDDFIAEAKPEDKMTYIRKEQQEGRLVAMMGDGTNDAPALAQADVGVAMNSGTQAAKEAGNMVDLDNDPTKLIEIVEIGKQLLMTRGTLTTFSIANDVAKYFAIVPALFIVSIPALQGINIMQLHSPETAILSAVIFNAIIIPLLIPLALRGVAYKPIGASALLRRNLLIYGLGGVVVPFIGIKLIDMVVALFF comes from the coding sequence ATGAAAACGAAAGACAATACACTGTTCCCGGCAGCACTGGTGAAGGAAGCCCTGGCGCAATCGTTCGTGAAACTGAATCCGCGCCTCCTCATCCGCAACCCGGTGATGTTCACCGTGGAGCTCGGAACGATGGTCATGCTCGTGGTTACGTTGTATACCGCGTTCAGCCACGACAGCTCGCAGGGATCGTTCGGGTACAACCTGACCGTGTTCCTCGTGCTGCTGCTCACCGTGCTTTTCGGCAACTTCGCCGAAGCCATCGCCGAAGCACGCGGCAAGGCGCAGGCCGAAAGCCTGCGCAAGACCCGGGAAGACACCCCGGCCAAGAAAATCCTCGCCGTCGGCGAAATATTTACGGACGAAGTGAAAGTAGTGCCCAGCTCGCAACTCCATAAAGGCGACCTGTTCCTCTGCGAGCCCGGCGACGTGATCCCCGCAGACGGTGAGATCGTGAAAGGCCTGGCGAGTATCGACGAATCGGCTATCACCGGCGAAAGCGCCCCCGTGATCCGCGAAGCGGGCGGAGACAAAAGCTCCGTGGTGGGCGGCACCAAAGTGCTGAGCGACCGGATCGTGGTGCGGGTGAGCGCGGGCGCGGGGGAATCTTTCCTCGATAAAATGATCGCGCTGGTGGAAGGCGCCTCGCGGCAGAAAACGCCCAACGAGATCGCACTGACCATTCTGCTGGCGAGTTTCACGCTGGTGTTCGTCATCGTCTGCGTAACGCTGAAGCCTTTCGCGGATTATGCACAAACGCCCATTACCATCGCGGCCTTCATCTCATTGTTCGTTTGCCTAATACCCACTACCATCGGCGGATTGCTGTCGGCCATCGGCATCGCGGGGATGGACCGCGCACTTCGCGCCAACGTCATCACCAAATCCGGGAAAGCCGTGGAAACGGCCGGAGACGTAGACGTGCTGCTGCTCGACAAAACCGGTACCATCACCATCGGCAACCGCAAAGCCACGCAATTCCACCCTTCAAATGGGTACGACGCCGGTGAATTCATCCGGTACAGCGTGCTCGGCTCGCTGGCCGATGAAACGCCGGAAGGGAAATCGATCGTGGAACTGGCGGGGAAAGACGTATCGTCGCGGTTGAGCCTCAACGGTTCGCAAATGGTGCCGTTTACCGCGGAAACCCGCAGCAGCGGCATCAATATGAGCGACGGCACCCGCATCCGGAAAGGTGCGTTCGACGCCATCCGCAACCTCAGCACCAAAGCCGGGAACGATTTTCCGGCTGATACGGCCGAAATGGTAAGGAAGATTTCCGGGAACGGCGGAACACCGCTGGTAGTGGCCGTCAATGATAAAGTGACCGGCGTCATCGAACTGCAGGATATCATCAAACCCGGCATCAGCGAGCGTTTTGAAAGGCTTCGCCGGATGGGCGTGAAAACGGTGATGGTGACGGGCGACAACCCGCTCACGGCCAAATACATCGCCGATAAGGCAGGTGTAGACGATTTCATCGCCGAAGCCAAGCCCGAAGACAAGATGACCTACATCCGCAAAGAGCAGCAGGAAGGCCGGCTCGTGGCAATGATGGGAGACGGTACGAACGACGCGCCCGCCCTGGCGCAGGCCGATGTGGGCGTGGCCATGAACAGCGGCACGCAGGCGGCGAAGGAAGCCGGTAACATGGTAGACCTCGACAACGACCCCACGAAGCTCATCGAGATCGTGGAAATCGGGAAGCAGTTGCTCATGACGCGCGGAACGCTCACTACCTTTTCCATCGCCAACGACGTGGCCAAGTATTTCGCCATCGTGCCGGCGCTGTTCATCGTGTCGATCCCCGCGCTGCAAGGCATCAATATCATGCAGTTGCACAGTCCGGAAACGGCGATCCTCAGCGCGGTGATCTTCAACGCCATCATCATCCCCCTTCTCATTCCGCTCGCATTGCGCGGTGTGGCGTACAAACCCATCGGCGCCAGCGCCCTGTTGCGGAGGAACCTCCTCATTTACGGGCTCGGCGGCGTGGTGGTGCCTTTCATCGGCATCAAGCTGATCGATATGGTAGTTGCTTTATTCTTTTAA
- a CDS encoding K(+)-transporting ATPase subunit C, protein MKRYFFPALKLTIVLVLLTAGIYPLFVAGIAKMAPGKGDGVKVERNGLVVGYANVGQQFTGDNYFQTRPSAVGYNAAGSGGSNKGPSNPDYLKIVEDRIDTFLVHNPGVKRSEIPAELVTASGSGLDPHLSPEGALVQVPRIAKLRNIPEQKLRDLVKANTKGPLAGMFGPATVNILKLNLALDETR, encoded by the coding sequence ATGAAACGATATTTTTTCCCGGCGCTGAAACTGACCATTGTACTGGTGCTCCTGACCGCCGGCATCTATCCCCTCTTCGTAGCCGGTATCGCTAAAATGGCGCCCGGAAAGGGTGACGGGGTGAAGGTGGAAAGGAACGGCCTGGTGGTAGGATACGCCAACGTGGGCCAGCAATTCACCGGCGACAACTATTTCCAGACACGGCCGAGCGCCGTGGGGTACAATGCCGCGGGATCGGGCGGGTCGAACAAAGGGCCGTCTAACCCCGATTACCTGAAAATCGTGGAAGACCGGATAGATACCTTCCTCGTCCACAACCCGGGCGTGAAGCGGTCTGAGATCCCGGCAGAACTGGTAACGGCCTCCGGCAGCGGCCTCGATCCCCACCTTTCCCCGGAAGGCGCGCTGGTACAGGTGCCCCGCATCGCCAAGCTGCGCAACATCCCCGAACAAAAACTCCGCGACCTCGTGAAAGCGAATACGAAAGGGCCGCTGGCTGGAATGTTCGGTCCGGCGACGGTGAATATTCTCAAATTAAATTTAGCTTTGGATGAAACACGATAA
- a CDS encoding porin, which produces MKKISMIAAAAMACMQATAQQLPEKTEPKLTISGYAEAYYVFDFNKPEDHSRPGFLYNHARHNELNINLAMLKANYSADRVRGNVAIMAGTYAQYNMASEQELVRHIYEANAGVRIGKGLWVDAGILPSHIGFESAIGKDNFTLTRSLMAENSPYYEAGAKISWTPNDKWYFAAMYLNGWQRIKRPDANQTPGFGSQITYKPTGKVTLNWSTFIGNDKPDSVRQMRYFSDLYGTFALTGKLSLIAGLDIGAEKKGKDVDGMNAWFAPILIARYAFTDKIAMAGRYEYYNDADGVIIATGTPNGFRTSGYSLNLDVSPVSQVMFRLEGKLYNSKDDIFLKGEQPRKENFSIATSLAFSF; this is translated from the coding sequence ATGAAGAAGATTTCAATGATCGCAGCTGCCGCAATGGCCTGCATGCAGGCGACTGCGCAACAGTTGCCTGAAAAGACAGAACCGAAACTCACGATTTCCGGCTATGCCGAAGCGTATTACGTTTTCGATTTCAACAAGCCGGAAGATCATTCACGGCCGGGTTTCCTGTATAACCATGCCCGGCATAATGAATTGAATATCAATCTCGCCATGCTGAAAGCTAACTATTCGGCAGATCGGGTACGCGGGAACGTGGCCATCATGGCCGGCACATACGCCCAATACAACATGGCGTCGGAACAGGAGCTGGTCCGCCACATTTACGAAGCCAATGCCGGTGTAAGGATCGGGAAAGGTTTGTGGGTGGATGCGGGCATCCTGCCGTCGCACATCGGGTTCGAAAGCGCCATCGGGAAAGACAATTTCACGCTGACGCGGAGCCTCATGGCAGAGAATTCCCCGTATTACGAAGCCGGCGCCAAAATCAGCTGGACGCCCAACGATAAATGGTACTTCGCCGCCATGTACCTCAACGGCTGGCAAAGGATCAAACGGCCGGACGCCAACCAGACACCCGGTTTCGGCTCGCAGATCACATATAAGCCCACCGGAAAGGTAACCCTCAACTGGAGCACGTTCATCGGGAACGACAAACCCGATTCCGTTCGCCAGATGCGCTATTTCAGCGACCTTTACGGAACATTCGCCCTCACCGGTAAACTGAGCCTCATAGCCGGGCTCGATATCGGCGCGGAGAAAAAAGGAAAAGATGTGGACGGGATGAACGCCTGGTTCGCGCCCATCCTCATCGCCAGGTACGCATTCACCGACAAGATCGCCATGGCCGGCCGTTATGAATATTACAACGATGCAGACGGCGTGATCATCGCCACGGGAACGCCCAACGGCTTCCGCACCAGCGGTTATTCGCTCAACCTCGACGTGAGCCCCGTGAGCCAGGTGATGTTCCGGCTGGAAGGGAAATTGTACAATAGCAAAGACGATATCTTCCTCAAAGGCGAACAGCCACGGAAAGAGAATTTTTCCATCGCCACTTCGCTGGCGTTTTCATTCTAA
- a CDS encoding sensor protein KdpD, with the protein MARQIQHPGNPGRGKFKIYIGMSAGVGKSYRMLQEAHALLRNGVNVQIGYIETHGRKETEALVAGLPVIPRRQNFYKGKLMDEMDLGAILLLSPEWVVVDELAHSNIPGSRNEKRWQDVMEILRAGINVISAVNIQHMESINAQVKAITGVEVHERVPDSMLQLADEVVNIDLTADELITRLKEGKIYDPGKVDTALRNFFQSEKILQLRELALKEVASQVERKVVAEVPKNRQMRHERFLACVSSNDETARRVIRKTARLAAYYQGEWYALYVQTPKESTGRINLAAQRHLINNLKLATELGAEVLQVQHANVAEAIMETAAQKEITTVCIGKPHITLFGILLRTNIFNQLLKTLSAHETDLVILS; encoded by the coding sequence ATGGCACGACAAATCCAGCACCCCGGCAACCCGGGACGAGGCAAATTCAAGATATACATCGGCATGAGCGCCGGTGTGGGGAAGTCGTACCGCATGTTGCAGGAAGCGCATGCCCTGTTGCGCAACGGCGTCAATGTCCAGATCGGCTATATCGAGACGCACGGCCGTAAGGAAACGGAGGCCCTCGTGGCCGGGCTGCCCGTCATCCCCCGGCGGCAGAATTTTTACAAGGGAAAGCTGATGGATGAAATGGACCTGGGCGCCATTTTGCTCCTTTCCCCCGAATGGGTGGTGGTGGACGAGCTCGCCCATTCCAACATCCCCGGCTCGCGCAACGAAAAGCGGTGGCAGGATGTGATGGAGATCCTCCGCGCGGGGATCAACGTCATTTCCGCCGTCAACATCCAGCACATGGAAAGCATCAACGCCCAGGTGAAAGCCATTACCGGCGTGGAAGTCCACGAGCGGGTGCCCGACAGCATGCTGCAACTGGCAGACGAAGTCGTCAACATCGATCTCACGGCCGACGAGCTCATCACCCGGCTGAAAGAAGGGAAAATTTACGATCCCGGGAAAGTGGATACGGCGCTGCGAAATTTCTTCCAGTCGGAAAAAATCCTCCAGCTCCGCGAGCTTGCGCTCAAAGAAGTAGCTTCGCAGGTAGAAAGGAAAGTGGTGGCCGAAGTGCCGAAAAACCGGCAGATGCGCCACGAACGGTTCCTGGCCTGCGTTTCCTCGAACGACGAAACCGCGCGCCGGGTCATCCGGAAAACCGCGCGGCTGGCGGCTTATTACCAGGGAGAATGGTACGCGCTCTATGTGCAAACGCCGAAAGAAAGCACGGGCCGCATCAACCTCGCCGCGCAACGGCACCTGATCAACAACCTCAAACTGGCGACGGAACTGGGTGCGGAAGTGCTGCAGGTACAGCACGCCAACGTGGCCGAGGCGATCATGGAAACGGCGGCGCAGAAAGAAATCACCACCGTTTGCATCGGAAAACCGCACATCACCCTTTTCGGGATATTGCTGAGAACCAATATCTTTAATCAACTGTTGAAAACATTATCCGCTCACGAAACCGACCTGGTGATCCTGTCATGA
- a CDS encoding sensor histidine kinase, protein MTEPGEARYTNALRQDYEAFQRGDSARLPAIRASLTGIMDVNMKAIVSKQEKTRKTADKALLYIALVSGLCFLVGIVFVYNFPGYIANPIRELTEGIRQIADRKYEQRLHFSSGDEFGELAEAFNSMARKLDEYEHSNLARILFEKQRAEAVIGSLKDAAIGLDNKNIILFANAEALQLLNLPESALVGKDANEAARRNDLLRYLIHEKNPAPIKIVTEGKENFFLRESADIVHNREIIGHIITLRNITAFKEQDLAKTHFIATISHELKTPLAATDLSLKLLDDERTGPLSGDQRELVDSIREDNRRMIRMVSELLDFSKVESGNIALQVQAVPPADILRYALETVARQASGKEVDIHTEIPAAAAPVLADAEKSAWVLVNLLTNAIRYSPPQSAVELTVTDEGKMWLFGVRDQGKGIDASFREKIFERFFRVPEADGGKGTGLGLAIAREFIEAQGGQIGVESEPGKGSYFWFRLPKA, encoded by the coding sequence GTGACGGAACCGGGTGAAGCCCGCTATACGAACGCGCTCCGGCAGGATTATGAAGCTTTCCAGCGCGGGGATTCTGCACGGCTGCCCGCCATCAGGGCCAGTTTGACCGGGATCATGGACGTGAACATGAAAGCCATCGTGTCCAAACAGGAGAAAACCCGCAAAACGGCCGATAAAGCCCTGTTGTACATCGCCCTGGTGAGCGGATTGTGCTTTTTGGTAGGGATCGTGTTCGTTTATAATTTCCCGGGATACATCGCCAACCCCATCCGCGAGCTGACGGAAGGGATCCGGCAGATCGCCGACCGGAAATACGAACAGCGGCTGCATTTCAGCTCCGGCGACGAGTTCGGCGAACTGGCCGAAGCTTTCAACAGCATGGCCCGCAAACTGGATGAATACGAGCACAGCAACCTGGCGCGCATCCTGTTCGAAAAACAGCGGGCGGAAGCGGTGATCGGCAGCCTGAAAGACGCCGCCATCGGCCTCGACAATAAAAACATCATCCTCTTCGCTAACGCGGAAGCCCTCCAATTGCTCAACCTCCCCGAATCCGCGCTCGTCGGCAAAGACGCAAATGAAGCCGCCCGCCGGAACGATCTCCTCCGGTATCTCATCCACGAAAAAAATCCCGCCCCCATCAAGATCGTCACCGAAGGAAAAGAAAACTTCTTCCTGCGGGAATCCGCCGACATCGTCCATAACCGCGAAATCATCGGCCACATCATCACCCTGCGCAACATCACGGCGTTCAAGGAGCAGGACCTCGCCAAAACGCATTTCATCGCTACCATATCCCACGAACTGAAAACCCCGCTCGCGGCCACCGATCTCAGCCTCAAACTGCTCGACGACGAGCGTACCGGCCCGCTTTCCGGGGATCAGCGGGAGCTGGTAGACAGTATCCGGGAAGACAATCGCCGGATGATCCGTATGGTGAGTGAATTACTGGATTTTTCGAAGGTGGAAAGCGGGAACATCGCGCTGCAGGTACAAGCCGTTCCTCCGGCAGACATCCTTCGCTACGCCCTCGAAACCGTGGCCCGGCAGGCATCGGGAAAGGAAGTGGATATCCATACAGAAATCCCCGCCGCCGCGGCGCCCGTGCTGGCCGATGCGGAAAAAAGCGCCTGGGTGCTCGTCAATCTCCTGACCAACGCCATCCGCTATTCTCCGCCCCAAAGCGCGGTGGAGCTAACGGTAACGGATGAAGGAAAGATGTGGCTGTTCGGCGTCCGCGACCAGGGAAAAGGGATCGACGCCAGTTTCCGCGAAAAAATTTTCGAACGGTTTTTCCGCGTGCCCGAAGCCGACGGAGGGAAAGGCACGGGCCTGGGGCTCGCCATCGCCCGGGAATTCATCGAGGCGCAGGGCGGGCAGATCGGGGTGGAAAGCGAGCCCGGCAAAGGCAGCTACTTCTGGTTCAGGCTCCCGAAGGCCTGA